One window of the Chthoniobacterales bacterium genome contains the following:
- a CDS encoding glutamyl-tRNA reductase, which translates to MEIFCLGLSHHTAGVALRERFAVADERRAAILADLREQARLREAVLLSTCNRVEVYGLAPDAAQAASTCAELLQRQAGIRAEFYRREHEETARHLFRVVCGMDSMVVGETEVLGQVKDAYAEALQSGLTGSALNRLFQQAFRVAKEVRSVTAITRGSVSVGSVAVELAGKIFGDLASCRSLLLGAGETGERVARSLRSRGVRSLVISNRTFERAAQLASELGGMALHFDHWKTALSDVDIVITSTAAQGRLLSRAELVRVSSERGDRPLFLLDLAVPRDLDPEINSLPGIFLHDLDSLQAMARQGMDLREQEISRGEEMIAGEVRTFFEWLRQRAGQGRVDP; encoded by the coding sequence ATGGAAATCTTTTGTCTTGGTCTTAGCCACCACACGGCGGGCGTCGCGCTGCGCGAGCGTTTTGCCGTGGCGGACGAGCGCCGTGCGGCGATCCTCGCCGATCTGCGCGAGCAGGCGCGTTTGCGCGAGGCCGTGCTGCTCTCGACCTGCAATCGCGTCGAGGTTTACGGGCTCGCGCCGGATGCCGCGCAGGCCGCGAGCACCTGCGCCGAACTTTTGCAGCGCCAAGCCGGGATCCGCGCCGAGTTTTACCGCCGCGAGCACGAGGAAACCGCACGGCATTTGTTCCGCGTGGTCTGCGGCATGGACTCGATGGTCGTGGGCGAGACCGAGGTGCTGGGTCAGGTGAAGGATGCTTATGCCGAAGCGCTGCAAAGCGGACTCACGGGATCCGCGCTCAATCGTCTCTTCCAGCAAGCTTTTCGCGTGGCCAAGGAAGTGCGCAGCGTCACCGCGATCACACGGGGTTCGGTTTCGGTCGGTTCCGTGGCCGTCGAGTTGGCCGGGAAAATTTTCGGTGATCTGGCATCCTGCCGGTCTTTGCTTCTCGGAGCCGGCGAGACCGGCGAGCGCGTGGCCCGGAGCCTGCGCTCCAGGGGCGTGCGGAGCCTTGTGATTTCCAACCGCACTTTCGAGCGCGCGGCTCAACTCGCATCAGAGCTTGGCGGCATGGCGCTGCACTTCGACCATTGGAAAACCGCGCTTTCGGATGTGGATATTGTCATAACCTCGACCGCGGCGCAGGGTCGCCTGCTTTCGCGCGCAGAACTCGTCCGCGTGTCTTCGGAACGCGGGGACCGTCCTCTTTTTCTCCTCGATCTCGCTGTTCCGCGGGATCTCGATCCCGAAATCAACTCGCTACCGGGCATTTTCCTTCATGACCTCGACTCGCTGCAGGCCATGGCGCGCCAAGGCATGGATTTGCGCGAGCAGGAGATCTCGCGCGGTGAAGAAATGATCGCCGGCGAAGTCCGGACATTTTTCGAATGGCTCCGGCAAAGGGCGGGGCAAGGCCGCGTCGATCCATGA
- a CDS encoding ATP-dependent 6-phosphofructokinase: MPSSRLGIITAGGDCPGLNAVIRGIVCAAAQRDTEVVGFAEGYEGLLDPSCARLLTPANTRGIESQGGTILGSTNKGRFQLRRGPAGEPVLPDALLRATRHAMEQQRAAALIVMGGDGSLRTALHLSRAGIRVLGVPKTIDNDLDSTDVTFGFDTAVARVAEAVGELRTTAESHRRVMVVEVMGRQSGWLALHGAVAGGADLVLLPEIPFDGDNIVKFIKESERRGQRSVIAVVAEGARAKSGRQIRRQTSTGDSRLGGIGNYVESLVAARTGRETRCCALGHLQRGGTPTAFDRVLGQQFGVRAVELAADGMFGRMVSYRFGGVTDVALADAVNRRRTVTPDSQILRHARGLGICLGE; the protein is encoded by the coding sequence ATGCCTTCATCCCGACTGGGCATCATCACGGCAGGCGGGGACTGCCCGGGTCTCAACGCGGTGATCCGCGGAATTGTTTGCGCGGCGGCTCAACGCGACACGGAAGTCGTCGGTTTCGCCGAGGGCTACGAAGGTCTGCTCGACCCGTCATGCGCGCGTCTTCTGACGCCGGCGAACACGCGCGGCATCGAATCGCAGGGAGGAACCATTCTCGGCTCGACCAACAAGGGTCGCTTCCAACTGCGCCGGGGGCCGGCCGGCGAGCCCGTTTTGCCCGATGCCCTGCTGCGCGCGACGCGACACGCCATGGAGCAACAGCGCGCGGCCGCTTTGATCGTCATGGGAGGCGACGGCTCGCTGCGCACCGCGTTGCATCTTTCGCGGGCGGGCATCCGCGTGCTTGGCGTCCCGAAGACCATCGACAACGACCTCGATTCGACCGACGTGACATTCGGTTTCGACACGGCCGTGGCGCGCGTGGCGGAAGCCGTGGGGGAATTACGGACGACCGCGGAGAGTCACCGGCGCGTCATGGTTGTCGAAGTCATGGGGCGCCAGAGCGGGTGGCTCGCCTTGCACGGTGCGGTCGCCGGAGGTGCGGACCTCGTCCTGCTGCCCGAGATACCTTTCGACGGGGACAACATCGTGAAATTCATCAAGGAATCCGAAAGGCGCGGACAGCGGTCGGTGATTGCCGTCGTGGCCGAGGGCGCACGCGCGAAATCCGGACGGCAGATAAGGCGCCAGACCTCGACGGGCGACAGCAGACTCGGCGGCATCGGCAACTATGTGGAATCCCTCGTCGCGGCACGCACGGGCCGCGAGACGCGCTGCTGCGCGCTCGGGCATCTGCAGCGGGGCGGAACACCCACGGCTTTCGATCGTGTGCTGGGACAACAATTCGGCGTGAGAGCGGTGGAACTTGCCGCCGACGGCATGTTCGGGCGCATGGTCAGCTACCGCTTCGGGGGCGTCACCGATGTCGCGCTGGCTGATGCGGTCAACCGCCGGCGCACCGTGACGCCCGACAGCCAGATTTTGCGCCACGCCAGAGGTCTCGGAATCTGTCTCGGGGAGTAG
- a CDS encoding methyltransferase domain-containing protein, which translates to MTDWNRRYEEGDTPWEKGVAHPVLGGMLARGVLDGRVLVPGCGTGHDVRELSRFGLAPVGLDVAPLAIERARAHAPAGEESYQLGDLFDPHDEWLGAFDGVFEHTCFCAIDPARRADYVRAVSSVLKPGGRLLAVFYADPDNGGEGPPFGCTRGELDALFGENFRLLEEHFEIPTYPEREGRELLRLYERV; encoded by the coding sequence ATGACCGACTGGAACCGGCGCTACGAGGAAGGCGACACGCCTTGGGAAAAGGGCGTGGCGCATCCCGTCCTCGGCGGAATGCTGGCCCGCGGTGTGCTCGACGGCCGTGTGCTCGTTCCGGGGTGCGGCACCGGACATGACGTTCGCGAGCTTTCGCGGTTCGGCCTGGCGCCGGTGGGGCTCGACGTTGCCCCCTTGGCCATCGAACGTGCGCGGGCCCATGCGCCTGCCGGCGAAGAGTCATACCAGCTCGGTGATCTCTTCGATCCACACGACGAGTGGCTCGGCGCCTTCGACGGTGTGTTCGAGCACACTTGCTTCTGCGCCATTGATCCCGCGCGGCGCGCGGATTACGTCCGTGCTGTGTCCTCGGTGCTGAAGCCCGGCGGTCGGTTGCTGGCGGTCTTTTACGCCGACCCGGACAACGGGGGCGAGGGGCCGCCGTTCGGATGCACGCGCGGGGAACTCGACGCGCTGTTCGGGGAAAACTTCCGTTTGCTGGAGGAGCATTTTGAGATCCCCACATATCCCGAGAGGGAAGGCCGGGAGTTGCTTCGGCTCTACGAGCGGGTTTGA
- the cobA gene encoding uroporphyrinogen-III C-methyltransferase, with protein MKAEKTSGICHLVGAGPGDVGLLTLRGREVLGAADTVIYDHLVNRELLGFAPAKAELIYAGKKSGDHAMAQDEINRLLVEKTSAGKRVVRLKGGDPFVFARGAEECMALASAGLPFEVVPGVSSAVAGPAYAGIPVTARTLNSALTIFTGHQDPSGAEAAASYRAIGAAPGTKVMLMGVEHLRGIAACLVAGGTSPATPAAAVRWATRGDQNVVRGTLADIADLVESANLRPPAVVVFGDVAALAGEMSWTKFRPLFGRRIVVTRSRAQASALSGALRALGADVYELPLIRRDPPHDLREFAELVQDAHAYEWIVFTSANGVDAFFEFFRKLYDDAREIGGVRFAAVGSATADRIRAQHYHVDLVAENFHAESLVETFRRHTDVENVKILVVRPEETSGRLTEGLNKLGAIVDEAIAYRTVAETDDRTRARERLAEEGADLAVFTSSSTARNFFTQKIPYAADLKFASIGPVTTKTLAEFGVRPVIEADPHSIEGLVAGVTAYFARLG; from the coding sequence ATGAAAGCTGAAAAAACATCGGGAATTTGTCATCTCGTCGGGGCAGGGCCGGGCGATGTCGGGCTGCTGACGCTGCGAGGCCGCGAGGTTTTGGGAGCGGCCGACACCGTGATCTACGACCATCTTGTGAATCGCGAACTTCTCGGCTTCGCCCCCGCAAAGGCGGAGCTGATTTATGCCGGAAAAAAATCCGGTGACCATGCCATGGCGCAGGATGAGATCAACCGCCTTCTCGTGGAAAAAACTTCCGCGGGAAAACGCGTTGTCCGGCTCAAGGGCGGGGATCCGTTCGTCTTTGCCCGCGGCGCCGAGGAGTGCATGGCGCTCGCTTCCGCCGGATTGCCTTTCGAAGTCGTGCCCGGCGTCAGCTCCGCCGTCGCCGGCCCGGCTTACGCGGGCATTCCGGTCACGGCGAGAACGTTGAATTCGGCGCTGACGATTTTCACCGGCCACCAGGATCCGTCCGGTGCGGAAGCGGCGGCAAGCTATCGCGCCATCGGCGCTGCTCCCGGCACCAAGGTGATGCTCATGGGAGTCGAACATCTGCGCGGTATTGCGGCGTGCCTTGTGGCCGGCGGAACGTCACCCGCCACGCCCGCCGCCGCCGTGCGATGGGCCACCCGGGGCGACCAGAACGTCGTGCGCGGGACGCTGGCGGACATCGCGGATCTGGTCGAGTCCGCAAATCTGCGGCCGCCGGCAGTCGTGGTTTTCGGCGACGTTGCCGCCTTGGCCGGGGAAATGTCCTGGACAAAATTCCGTCCGCTTTTCGGCCGCCGCATTGTCGTCACGCGCAGCCGCGCCCAGGCGTCCGCGCTTTCCGGCGCGCTTCGCGCACTCGGGGCCGACGTTTACGAGCTGCCGCTCATCCGGCGGGATCCTCCGCACGACCTCCGCGAGTTTGCCGAACTCGTCCAGGACGCCCACGCCTACGAATGGATTGTTTTCACCAGCGCCAACGGTGTGGACGCCTTTTTCGAGTTTTTCCGGAAGCTTTATGACGATGCGCGGGAAATCGGGGGAGTGAGGTTTGCCGCGGTCGGCTCGGCCACGGCCGACCGCATACGCGCTCAGCATTACCATGTGGATCTGGTGGCGGAGAACTTCCACGCCGAGTCGCTGGTGGAAACCTTCCGGCGTCACACCGATGTCGAGAACGTGAAAATTCTCGTGGTGCGGCCGGAAGAAACCAGCGGCAGGCTGACAGAGGGACTCAACAAGCTCGGTGCGATCGTTGATGAAGCGATCGCCTACCGCACGGTCGCCGAAACGGATGACCGCACCCGCGCCCGCGAACGCCTTGCCGAGGAAGGTGCCGACCTCGCTGTTTTCACCAGCTCCTCGACGGCGCGCAATTTTTTCACTCAGAAGATCCCTTATGCAGCGGATCTGAAATTTGCGAGCATCGGGCCGGTGACGACAAAAACCCTCGCGGAGTTCGGCGTGCGTCCCGTGATCGAGGCCGATCCGCACAGCATCGAAGGGCTTGTCGCCGGTGTCACCGCGTATTTTGCGCGTTTAGGATAA
- a CDS encoding D-alanyl-D-alanine carboxypeptidase, which yields MRKLFLALMLATALLARADAARSFIVVDDLTGHVLASGNENEKLQIGSLTKIATAMVVMDWADATRASLAAEVPVPPGVQSVGGMNPCGLQPGDMVSLRDLIYAAMMVSDNHAAYTLAHNVGERLPNPQQLGPVDNFTAHMNALARTLGMKRTIFLNPHGLDNMETPPHSTATDLARLTRYAYKHAGFNFYVSQPAREISITGADGTKRGFLLRNTNEVLGQDGIDGVKTGRTARAGDCLVLSADQAPATVDNNGQTVAIPRRIIVVLLASPDRFGEGLQLVRRAWELHAQWSAEGRPVSRRSSI from the coding sequence ATGCGAAAACTATTCCTTGCGCTAATGCTTGCGACCGCCCTGCTCGCGCGGGCGGACGCCGCCCGCAGCTTCATCGTCGTGGACGACCTCACAGGCCATGTTCTGGCCTCGGGTAACGAGAACGAAAAGCTGCAGATCGGCAGCCTGACGAAGATTGCCACCGCGATGGTGGTCATGGACTGGGCCGACGCCACGCGCGCCTCGCTCGCCGCGGAAGTGCCGGTGCCGCCCGGCGTGCAAAGCGTTGGAGGAATGAACCCTTGCGGGCTGCAACCCGGGGACATGGTATCCCTGCGCGATTTGATCTACGCGGCGATGATGGTGTCCGACAACCATGCCGCTTACACCTTGGCGCACAATGTCGGAGAGCGACTGCCCAATCCCCAGCAACTCGGGCCGGTGGACAATTTCACGGCGCACATGAACGCCCTGGCGCGCACCCTCGGGATGAAGCGCACGATTTTTCTCAATCCCCACGGGCTGGACAACATGGAGACGCCCCCGCATTCCACGGCGACAGACCTCGCGCGCCTGACGCGCTACGCTTACAAACACGCCGGTTTCAATTTTTACGTCTCGCAACCCGCCCGCGAGATTTCCATCACGGGGGCGGACGGCACCAAGCGCGGGTTCCTGTTGCGCAACACAAACGAGGTGCTGGGGCAGGACGGCATCGACGGCGTGAAAACCGGGCGCACAGCGCGCGCCGGCGACTGCCTGGTTCTCTCGGCCGATCAGGCGCCGGCGACGGTGGACAACAACGGCCAGACCGTGGCCATACCACGCCGCATCATCGTCGTCCTGCTCGCATCGCCCGACCGCTTCGGCGAAGGGTTGCAACTCGTCCGCCGCGCCTGGGAGTTGCACGCGCAGTGGTCCGCCGAAGGTCGCCCGGTGTCGCGACGGTCTTCCATTTGA
- a CDS encoding bifunctional 3,4-dihydroxy-2-butanone-4-phosphate synthase/GTP cyclohydrolase II, translating to MSKTASDPIEDVLKDIRAGRMVIVTDDAERENEGDLVMAAAKVTPEAVNFMTRHGRGLVCVPLAEARARQLGLQRMVAHNRELHRTDFTVSVDAARGVTTGISARDRARTIKILSSSKSGPADLTEPGHVFPLQAREGGVLQRAGHTEAAVDLARMAGLDATGVICEILNDDGSMARLPDLLKFRRKHRLKMCSIRDLIAYRRRREKLVEREQCVRLPTDFGDFDLYLYRSLTDGAHHLALVRGDINPRQPVLVRVHSECLTGDVFASRRCDCGSQLHQALRQIAAHGSGVLVYMRQEGRGIGLPAKIHAYKLQEDEGLDTVEANKRLGFPMDLREYGLGAQILSDLGVRKIRLLTNNPRKMVGLSGHGLEIVSRVPIKSKPHAHNARYLRTKKRKMGHLL from the coding sequence GTGAGCAAAACGGCGTCCGATCCCATCGAGGATGTGCTTAAAGACATCCGTGCCGGCCGCATGGTCATCGTGACCGATGATGCTGAGCGCGAGAACGAAGGCGATCTTGTCATGGCCGCGGCCAAGGTCACGCCCGAGGCCGTGAACTTCATGACCCGCCACGGGCGGGGCTTGGTCTGCGTTCCGCTCGCCGAGGCGCGCGCCCGCCAGCTCGGGTTGCAGCGCATGGTGGCCCACAACCGCGAGCTTCACCGGACGGATTTCACCGTGTCGGTCGATGCCGCGCGGGGCGTGACCACGGGCATCAGCGCCCGGGACCGAGCGCGCACGATCAAAATTTTGTCTTCGTCGAAGTCGGGACCAGCGGACCTCACCGAGCCCGGCCATGTTTTTCCTTTGCAGGCGAGGGAAGGCGGCGTGTTGCAGCGCGCCGGCCACACGGAGGCCGCGGTCGATCTCGCGCGCATGGCGGGACTCGATGCCACCGGTGTCATTTGCGAGATCCTCAACGACGACGGGTCGATGGCGCGTCTTCCGGACCTGCTCAAGTTCCGCCGCAAGCACCGTCTCAAGATGTGCTCCATCCGCGACCTGATCGCCTACCGCCGGCGGAGGGAAAAACTCGTCGAGCGCGAGCAGTGCGTCCGTCTTCCCACCGACTTCGGCGATTTCGACCTTTATCTTTACCGCTCGCTCACCGACGGCGCGCACCACCTCGCGCTGGTGCGGGGCGACATCAACCCGCGGCAGCCCGTGCTCGTGCGTGTGCACAGCGAGTGCCTGACCGGCGACGTGTTCGCCTCGCGCCGTTGCGACTGCGGGTCGCAATTGCACCAGGCCTTGCGCCAGATCGCCGCGCACGGGTCCGGCGTTCTCGTTTATATGCGGCAGGAGGGGCGCGGCATCGGTCTGCCCGCGAAAATCCACGCCTACAAACTCCAAGAAGATGAAGGGCTCGACACCGTGGAAGCCAACAAGCGGCTCGGCTTCCCCATGGATCTCCGCGAATACGGGCTCGGCGCCCAGATTCTCTCCGATCTCGGCGTGCGCAAAATCCGCCTTCTGACCAACAACCCGCGCAAAATGGTCGGCCTCTCCGGGCACGGACTGGAAATTGTTTCGCGCGTCCCAATCAAGTCCAAGCCGCACGCCCACAACGCGCGCTACCTGCGGACGAAGAAACGCAAGATGGGTCACCTTCTTTGA
- a CDS encoding dicarboxylate/amino acid:cation symporter: MGAGPKLSDAARILVALVVGAIVGAVAPSGAGIGTLTVGGVLGFIGDIFLRLLQMVVVPLVATSIITSVAGLGRDHAFGRLGLKTLAYFATTTLLACLLALLIFNAVQPGRVDSEVSSRLLAAVPGNADSIREGLSDHSAGDLADVVLRVVPVNVFGAATQNREMLAVIFFALLFGFFTGRLPDGRREAFQSFWESANDVMMAITHAVMRVAPFGIFALMAQTVQAGGAAAIKPLLLFFICVAGGLAVHMFGVLAALMRVFGGFSPWQHYRAMLPALLTAFSTASSSATLPVTLECLEKNARISPRVAGFVAPLGATVNMDGTALYECAVVLFIAQLYGVSLDWTQQALVALLALLTSVGVAGIPAASLVAIVIILQAVGLPLEAVAIVMATDRMLDMMRTAVNVFGDTCGAAIIARSEGEKVYPRVSA; encoded by the coding sequence ATGGGTGCGGGGCCAAAGCTGTCAGACGCCGCACGCATCCTCGTCGCGCTGGTTGTCGGTGCCATCGTCGGAGCAGTGGCGCCATCCGGTGCGGGCATCGGAACGCTCACGGTGGGGGGAGTGCTCGGATTCATCGGCGACATTTTCCTCCGCCTGCTCCAAATGGTCGTCGTTCCCCTGGTCGCCACCTCGATCATCACCAGTGTGGCGGGCCTCGGACGCGACCACGCCTTCGGGCGACTCGGGCTCAAAACCCTCGCTTACTTCGCCACGACCACACTGCTCGCCTGTCTGCTCGCCCTGCTGATTTTCAACGCGGTCCAACCCGGACGCGTGGACAGCGAGGTCTCGTCGCGCCTTCTTGCAGCGGTGCCGGGAAACGCGGACAGCATTCGCGAGGGTCTGTCGGATCATTCGGCGGGCGATCTGGCCGATGTGGTGCTGCGCGTTGTTCCGGTGAACGTCTTCGGAGCGGCCACCCAGAACCGGGAAATGCTCGCGGTCATTTTCTTTGCCCTGCTTTTCGGGTTCTTCACCGGTCGCCTGCCCGATGGCAGGCGCGAAGCATTCCAGTCGTTCTGGGAAAGCGCCAACGATGTGATGATGGCGATCACACACGCGGTGATGCGCGTGGCCCCGTTCGGTATTTTCGCACTCATGGCGCAAACCGTGCAGGCGGGAGGCGCGGCTGCCATCAAACCGCTGCTTCTCTTTTTCATCTGCGTGGCCGGGGGCCTGGCGGTCCACATGTTCGGCGTTCTCGCCGCGCTGATGCGCGTGTTCGGCGGCTTTTCGCCGTGGCAGCATTACCGCGCCATGCTGCCGGCGCTTCTCACGGCTTTCTCGACAGCCTCCTCGTCGGCGACACTTCCCGTCACTCTGGAATGCCTGGAAAAAAACGCGCGGATCTCGCCGCGCGTCGCGGGCTTCGTCGCGCCCCTCGGTGCCACGGTGAACATGGACGGCACCGCGCTTTACGAGTGCGCCGTCGTGCTTTTCATCGCCCAGCTCTACGGCGTGAGCCTCGACTGGACGCAACAGGCGCTGGTCGCCCTGTTGGCCTTGTTGACCTCGGTCGGCGTGGCCGGTATCCCGGCCGCAAGTTTGGTGGCGATCGTGATCATCCTGCAAGCCGTCGGGCTGCCCTTGGAAGCGGTGGCCATCGTGATGGCAACCGACCGCATGCTCGACATGATGCGCACCGCAGTGAACGTTTTCGGCGATACCTGCGGGGCCGCGATCATAGCGCGCAGCGAGGGTGAAAAGGTCTATCCGCGGGTTTCCGCCTGA
- the hemC gene encoding hydroxymethylbilane synthase, with the protein MAPAKGGARPRRSMSRDFILATRGSELALAQTRNTAARLSACWPDLAVREMVLRTTGDRRLDADLKTLGGLEKGLFTKELEEALLAGRAHAAVHSLKDLPTRLPDGLALGAILPRAATADVLVSRTPGGLDALADGARVGTGSPRRRAMLLADRPKVLPEGIRGNVPTRLRKLVAGEFDAVILAAAGLERLGYAPTGNLSFEGETLHCGALPNFLPAPGQGAVAVEIRAGDEVSGERLRPLHDTDTAEAVAAEREVLALSGGGCHAALGARATLAGSRITIEAMMFDARDGSPKYATLSGGRADAAQLAREIVRRLNES; encoded by the coding sequence ATGGCTCCGGCAAAGGGCGGGGCAAGGCCGCGTCGATCCATGAGCCGCGATTTCATCCTGGCCACGCGCGGCAGCGAACTTGCGCTGGCCCAGACCCGCAATACGGCGGCGCGGCTTTCGGCCTGCTGGCCGGATCTCGCCGTTCGCGAGATGGTTCTTCGCACCACGGGCGACCGCAGACTGGATGCGGATCTGAAGACGCTCGGAGGGCTGGAGAAAGGGCTTTTCACCAAGGAACTCGAGGAGGCATTGCTCGCGGGCAGGGCGCATGCGGCGGTGCACAGCCTCAAGGATTTGCCGACGCGCTTGCCGGATGGCCTCGCCCTCGGCGCGATTCTGCCGCGCGCCGCAACGGCCGATGTCCTCGTTTCGCGCACACCCGGCGGTCTCGACGCGTTGGCCGACGGTGCCCGCGTCGGCACGGGAAGTCCAAGACGCCGCGCCATGCTTCTTGCCGACCGTCCGAAAGTGCTGCCCGAGGGCATACGTGGCAATGTGCCGACGCGTTTGCGCAAGCTCGTCGCGGGTGAATTCGATGCCGTCATTCTTGCCGCCGCCGGTCTCGAGCGCCTTGGCTACGCGCCAACCGGGAACCTTTCCTTTGAAGGGGAAACGTTGCACTGCGGCGCGCTCCCGAATTTTTTGCCTGCGCCCGGGCAGGGTGCCGTCGCGGTGGAGATCAGGGCCGGCGACGAGGTGAGCGGGGAGAGATTGCGCCCTTTGCACGATACCGACACCGCCGAGGCCGTTGCCGCCGAGCGTGAAGTTTTGGCCCTTTCCGGAGGAGGATGCCATGCGGCTCTCGGTGCACGCGCCACGCTGGCGGGTTCGAGGATAACGATCGAGGCGATGATGTTTGACGCGCGGGACGGTTCCCCGAAGTATGCCACGCTCTCGGGCGGACGGGCCGATGCCGCGCAATTGGCCCGGGAAATCGTGCGTCGATTGAATGAAAGCTGA
- the pabB gene encoding aminodeoxychorismate synthase component I, with amino-acid sequence MPDFRPGVTHEDWVRRVGVAKEYIAAGDIYQVNLTHTLGAPWTGDAGPLYPRLRATSPAPFSCFLRLGDTTVLSTSPECFLDIDGRHIVTRPIKGTRPRCSDQDADRAAARDLLRSPKERAELTMITDLERNDLGQVCDYGSVRVTALCALESFAQVHHLVSTVEGRLRPEVTALQALRACYPGGSITGAPKRRAREIISELEPSPRGIYTGAIGFFGFDGRAIFNIAIRTLVVRGGIATFGVGAGIVADSDPEAEYEETMHKAAGLFSALSSR; translated from the coding sequence ATGCCGGACTTTCGTCCCGGTGTGACGCATGAGGATTGGGTTCGCCGGGTCGGTGTGGCTAAGGAATATATTGCCGCGGGTGACATCTATCAGGTGAACCTCACGCACACGCTCGGCGCGCCGTGGACTGGAGATGCAGGTCCGCTTTATCCGCGGTTGCGTGCGACCAGTCCCGCACCGTTCTCTTGCTTTCTGCGCCTCGGTGACACCACGGTGCTCAGCACGTCTCCGGAGTGCTTCTTGGATATCGACGGACGGCACATCGTCACCCGGCCGATCAAAGGAACGCGTCCGCGTTGCTCCGACCAGGATGCCGACCGCGCGGCGGCGCGCGATCTGCTGCGCTCGCCGAAGGAACGTGCGGAACTCACCATGATCACCGATCTCGAGCGCAATGATCTCGGGCAGGTGTGCGATTACGGGAGCGTCCGGGTGACCGCGCTTTGCGCGCTTGAAAGTTTCGCCCAGGTGCATCATCTGGTTTCGACGGTCGAGGGCCGGCTGCGCCCGGAGGTGACCGCCCTGCAGGCGTTGCGCGCCTGTTACCCGGGTGGCTCGATCACCGGTGCCCCGAAAAGGCGCGCGCGAGAAATCATTTCCGAACTCGAGCCTTCTCCGCGCGGTATCTACACGGGCGCGATCGGATTTTTCGGCTTCGATGGACGCGCGATCTTCAACATCGCGATCCGCACTCTCGTCGTTCGCGGCGGCATCGCGACCTTCGGAGTGGGCGCCGGCATTGTCGCCGACTCGGATCCGGAGGCGGAATATGAAGAGACGATGCACAAGGCCGCCGGGCTTTTCTCGGCTCTTTCAAGTCGATGA
- a CDS encoding HAD family hydrolase, with amino-acid sequence MSREGRPGVASALRAGLNAVVKFRAVIFDLDDTLVWDERVSRQALMETAALAAAETGSDAGRLAAAAKSAAEKLWHAHAPVERCDALGIVAFEGMWGHFHGEEDYLRHLREWVPRFRAEIWREALREEGVEDNDLAERLGEFFRQRRRTLQDRLPGAEEVLHRLRAGGVRIGLLTNGAPDLQREKIEHSGLGMYFDAAVVSGEIGTGKPEPAIFNHLLDKLQAQPAETLMVGNSLARDIVGGKRAGLRTCWLALEGEEEPVGLVEPDFTIRSLGELPAIVF; translated from the coding sequence ATATCCCGAGAGGGAAGGCCGGGAGTTGCTTCGGCTCTACGAGCGGGTTTGAATGCCGTTGTGAAATTCCGCGCCGTGATCTTCGATCTCGATGACACGTTGGTGTGGGACGAACGCGTTTCGCGTCAGGCTCTCATGGAAACGGCGGCGCTCGCCGCGGCGGAGACCGGTTCTGATGCGGGGCGTCTTGCGGCAGCAGCCAAAAGCGCGGCTGAAAAGCTCTGGCATGCCCATGCGCCGGTCGAGCGCTGTGATGCCCTGGGGATCGTGGCCTTCGAAGGAATGTGGGGCCATTTTCACGGCGAGGAGGATTATCTGCGCCATCTGCGCGAATGGGTGCCGCGGTTCCGCGCTGAAATCTGGCGGGAGGCGTTGCGCGAAGAGGGCGTCGAAGACAACGATCTTGCGGAGCGTTTGGGCGAATTTTTCCGCCAGCGCCGGCGCACGTTGCAGGATCGGTTGCCCGGCGCGGAGGAAGTGCTCCACCGGCTCAGAGCGGGCGGTGTGCGCATCGGGTTGCTGACCAATGGCGCTCCCGATCTGCAGCGCGAGAAAATCGAGCATTCCGGCCTCGGGATGTATTTCGATGCCGCTGTTGTCTCCGGTGAAATCGGCACCGGGAAACCGGAGCCGGCGATTTTTAATCATCTGCTGGACAAACTGCAGGCGCAACCCGCGGAGACCCTCATGGTGGGCAACTCGCTGGCGCGGGATATCGTCGGCGGCAAGCGCGCGGGGTTGCGCACGTGCTGGCTCGCGCTCGAAGGGGAAGAGGAGCCGGTCGGTCTGGTCGAACCGGACTTCACCATCCGCTCGCTCGGGGAACTCCCGGCGATCGTTTTTTAA